One Kaistella polysaccharea DNA segment encodes these proteins:
- a CDS encoding NAD-dependent epimerase/dehydratase family protein produces MKVVIFGSSGFVGKNLTRSLQKDFEIQELSVRENRWETKIDQETEVFINLIGKAHDNKKKASEEDYYFSNIKLAQDIFEVFINSTASLLIYISSVAAIQEFSAEKPLTENDDCFPVSPYGKTKRTAEEWLQSQTVPGYKKVIILRPPMIHGPGDKGNLGLLYKIISTGLPYPLAAFKNERSFIGIENFNFYIAKIIENRHLLHSGIYHISDNEPLSTTAIVKVIKEVLEVKNSEIAVPKFLINGVATIGDFLPLPLNTKRLQKMTSSLVISNHKINQLLRMTKLPFTAEEGLRKTIKSFRK; encoded by the coding sequence ATGAAAGTAGTAATTTTCGGAAGTTCCGGTTTTGTCGGAAAAAACCTTACACGCTCTTTACAAAAAGACTTCGAAATTCAAGAATTATCGGTTCGTGAAAATAGGTGGGAAACTAAAATTGATCAGGAGACAGAAGTGTTCATCAATTTAATCGGTAAAGCGCACGACAACAAAAAAAAGGCCTCTGAAGAGGACTATTATTTTTCAAATATAAAACTGGCGCAAGATATTTTTGAAGTATTTATAAATTCGACAGCATCCTTACTGATTTACATCAGTTCGGTGGCGGCAATTCAGGAGTTCTCGGCCGAAAAACCTTTAACTGAAAACGATGATTGTTTCCCAGTTTCTCCCTATGGGAAAACAAAAAGAACAGCCGAAGAATGGCTACAAAGTCAAACCGTACCTGGCTACAAAAAAGTAATTATCCTTCGACCACCGATGATTCACGGGCCTGGTGATAAAGGGAATTTGGGTTTATTATATAAAATCATTTCCACTGGCCTGCCTTATCCGCTTGCAGCCTTTAAAAATGAAAGGTCATTTATTGGTATCGAAAACTTTAATTTTTACATCGCTAAAATTATTGAAAATAGACATTTGCTACACAGTGGTATTTACCACATTTCAGATAACGAACCATTGTCAACCACAGCAATAGTTAAAGTCATAAAAGAAGTCTTAGAAGTGAAAAATTCTGAGATTGCGGTGCCAAAATTCCTCATTAATGGGGTGGCTACAATCGGAGATTTTTTACCTTTGCCCTTAAACACTAAAAGATTGCAAAAAATGACTTCTTCTTTGGTTATTTCTAATCACAAAATAAACCAGTTGCTTCGTATGACGAAATTACCTTTTACCGCCGAAGAAGGTTTACGAAAGACCATCAAAAGCTTTAGAAAGTAA
- a CDS encoding MraY family glycosyltransferase, whose protein sequence is MEYIIVTAVFFVLLMVYFRIATKYNIIDHPNHRTSHSDITVRGGGIIFPIAYLLFIGTEMFFNSDGLYGAEDQPNFFVFGAGFLLITILSFVDDLVDLPTKTRLIFHFIAVTLLLHFVNGFTILPIWELPFVYILAIGILNAYNFMDGINGISGVYSLVILGSLWYVNQEIAPFILKDFIVYPTLACIVFLFFNFRKRAKCFLGDVGSMGIAFWIIALIAMLIIKTGDFKWLLFLSLYGIDTVITIVERIKRRENILEAHRRHLYQLFVNEQKQSHLTVSLLYGLFQLLINIFVILSGLNTWFIFAMILIPTAILYIFLKLNILKKSLIKQS, encoded by the coding sequence ATGGAATATATTATCGTTACCGCGGTGTTTTTTGTACTTCTGATGGTGTATTTTAGGATCGCGACCAAGTATAATATCATAGATCACCCTAACCACCGCACTTCGCATTCTGATATTACGGTCCGTGGAGGAGGCATCATTTTCCCAATCGCTTATTTACTATTCATTGGGACAGAAATGTTTTTTAATTCGGATGGTTTATATGGTGCTGAGGATCAGCCTAACTTTTTTGTTTTTGGGGCAGGATTTTTACTCATTACTATTTTAAGTTTTGTTGATGATCTCGTCGATCTTCCTACAAAAACCCGTTTAATTTTTCACTTTATTGCGGTGACTTTACTGCTTCATTTTGTTAATGGATTTACAATTTTGCCGATCTGGGAGCTTCCCTTCGTTTATATCCTCGCTATCGGCATTTTGAATGCCTATAATTTTATGGATGGTATTAATGGAATATCCGGAGTCTACAGTTTGGTGATTTTAGGTTCTTTATGGTATGTGAATCAGGAAATTGCGCCTTTCATCTTAAAAGATTTTATTGTATACCCGACGTTAGCCTGTATCGTTTTTCTTTTTTTTAATTTCCGTAAAAGAGCCAAATGCTTTCTGGGCGATGTCGGAAGTATGGGAATCGCTTTTTGGATTATCGCGCTTATTGCGATGCTGATTATAAAAACAGGAGATTTTAAATGGTTGCTTTTTTTAAGTCTATATGGAATTGATACCGTAATAACGATCGTTGAACGAATAAAAAGACGCGAAAATATTTTAGAAGCCCACCGCCGCCACTTATATCAGCTTTTTGTGAATGAACAAAAACAGTCTCATCTAACCGTGAGCTTACTGTATGGATTATTTCAACTTTTAATTAATATTTTTGTGATTTTGTCAGGCTTAAATACTTGGTTTATATTTGCAATGATTCTAATTCCAACTGCCATCTTGTATATTTTTCTTAAATTAAATATTTTAAAGAAATCCTTAATAAAACAATCTTAA
- the rfbC gene encoding dTDP-4-dehydrorhamnose 3,5-epimerase, protein MKIKPTPLQDCYIIEPTIFEDERGYFFEKFNEKKFEDLTGLNGHFVQDNISKSSYGVLRGLHLQKGEHAQAKLVSCLEGSVWDVAVDLRPDSPTFGKWFGIELSAENKLQFYVPRGFGHGFSVLTETAVFAYKCDNFYNKDSEGGVSYNDQDLNIDWKLPEADVLLSEKDKIQPTFAAHNF, encoded by the coding sequence ATGAAGATCAAACCAACGCCACTCCAGGACTGCTATATTATTGAACCGACAATTTTCGAAGATGAGCGGGGATATTTTTTTGAAAAATTTAACGAAAAGAAATTTGAAGATCTAACAGGTTTAAATGGTCATTTTGTGCAGGATAATATTTCAAAATCATCTTATGGTGTTTTGCGCGGACTTCATTTACAGAAAGGCGAACATGCACAAGCAAAACTCGTTTCCTGTTTAGAAGGTTCTGTGTGGGATGTCGCTGTAGATTTACGACCAGATTCGCCGACTTTTGGGAAGTGGTTCGGTATCGAATTGTCTGCAGAAAATAAATTGCAGTTTTATGTGCCGCGCGGCTTCGGACATGGCTTTTCGGTCCTAACTGAAACAGCTGTTTTTGCTTATAAATGCGATAATTTTTATAATAAAGACTCCGAAGGTGGAGTTTCCTATAACGATCAAGATTTAAATATCGACTGGAAATTACCCGAAGCGGATGTACTACTTTCGGAAAAAGATAAAATTCAACCTACCTTTGCAGCACACAACTTTTAG
- the rfbB gene encoding dTDP-glucose 4,6-dehydratase, producing the protein MKNIIITGGAGFIGSHVVREFVKNHPETQIINLDALTYAGNLENLKDIENEPNYIFEKADITNVDELRKVFEKYNPDAIVHLAAESHVDRSIEDPSAFINTNVNGTANLLNLAREFWTLNPDHQHGNYPDETRKNLFYHVSTDEVYGSLGETGFFLETTAYDPQSPYSASKAASDHLVRAYGNTYGMPFILSNCSNNYGPNHFPEKLIPLCISNILNGKPLPIYGDGKYTRDWLYVIDHAKAIHQIFYEAKTGETYNIGGFNEWQNIDLVKELIKQMDEKLGNPAGHSEKLITYVKDRPGHDLRYAIDATKLNKELGWMPSVTFEQGLGKTIDWFLENKEWLDHVTSGDYQKYYDKQYS; encoded by the coding sequence ATGAAAAATATAATTATTACCGGTGGTGCCGGCTTTATCGGCTCTCATGTTGTTCGCGAGTTCGTTAAAAATCATCCGGAGACACAAATTATCAATTTAGATGCTTTAACCTACGCAGGTAATCTGGAGAATTTAAAAGACATTGAAAATGAACCCAATTACATTTTCGAAAAAGCAGACATTACCAATGTTGATGAATTGAGAAAGGTTTTTGAAAAGTATAATCCAGATGCGATTGTTCACTTAGCGGCAGAAAGCCATGTGGATCGAAGTATTGAAGATCCAAGCGCGTTCATTAATACGAATGTCAACGGAACTGCAAACCTTTTAAATTTAGCCAGAGAATTTTGGACTTTAAATCCGGACCATCAGCATGGGAATTATCCAGATGAAACCCGTAAAAATCTTTTTTATCATGTTTCTACAGATGAGGTATATGGAAGTCTAGGCGAAACCGGTTTCTTTTTAGAAACTACAGCCTACGATCCGCAATCGCCTTATTCGGCTAGTAAAGCAGCTTCTGATCATTTGGTGCGCGCTTATGGAAATACGTATGGAATGCCATTTATCCTTTCTAACTGCTCCAATAATTATGGTCCGAATCACTTTCCGGAGAAATTGATTCCCTTATGCATTTCTAATATTCTGAATGGAAAGCCACTTCCTATTTATGGAGATGGAAAATACACTAGAGATTGGTTGTATGTGATTGATCATGCGAAAGCAATTCATCAAATATTCTATGAAGCAAAAACCGGAGAAACCTATAATATTGGTGGTTTTAATGAATGGCAAAATATTGATTTGGTAAAAGAACTGATCAAGCAAATGGATGAGAAATTAGGAAATCCTGCAGGTCATTCAGAAAAATTAATTACCTACGTTAAAGATAGACCCGGACACGATTTACGGTACGCCATAGATGCAACCAAACTGAACAAAGAATTAGGTTGGATGCCAAGCGTAACTTTCGAACAGGGATTAGGTAAAACAATCGACTGGTTTCTGGAAAACAAAGAATGGCTGGATCACGTCACAAGCGGCGATTATCAAAAATATTACGACAAACAATACTCTTAA
- the rfbA gene encoding glucose-1-phosphate thymidylyltransferase RfbA, translated as MKGIILAGGSGTRLYPLTIAVSKQLMPVYDKPMIYYPLSTLLLAGIKDILIITTPHDQEGFIKLLGNGSSIGCNIQYKIQPSPDGLAQAFILGEEFIGDDSVALVLGDNIFYGTGLAQLLASKASVKGGCVFAYQVSDPERYGVVEFDENLKAISIEEKPENPKSNFAVPGLYFYDNSVVEYAKNLKPSVRGELEITDINRIYLEKGDLEVGVMSRGTAWLDTGTFDSLHEASEFVKVLEKRQGFKISCIEEIAYKKGFINKEQLLESAKKYGKSGYGDYLKKLVD; from the coding sequence ATGAAAGGAATTATTCTCGCCGGCGGTTCCGGTACACGACTTTACCCCTTAACTATAGCGGTAAGTAAGCAGCTGATGCCGGTTTACGATAAACCCATGATTTATTATCCTTTGTCAACATTGCTTTTGGCGGGGATTAAGGATATTTTAATTATTACGACGCCTCATGATCAGGAGGGTTTTATCAAACTTTTGGGTAACGGATCCTCGATTGGCTGTAATATTCAATATAAAATACAACCAAGTCCTGATGGATTAGCGCAAGCATTCATCTTGGGTGAAGAATTTATCGGCGATGATTCCGTGGCTTTGGTTCTTGGAGATAATATATTTTATGGAACTGGATTGGCGCAACTGCTTGCCAGTAAAGCTTCAGTAAAAGGTGGATGTGTCTTCGCCTACCAAGTTTCAGATCCTGAACGATATGGAGTTGTTGAATTTGATGAAAATTTAAAAGCAATTTCCATCGAGGAAAAACCAGAAAATCCAAAATCAAATTTTGCTGTACCGGGATTATATTTCTATGATAATTCGGTAGTGGAATATGCTAAGAATTTAAAACCATCTGTACGTGGAGAATTAGAAATTACGGACATTAACCGAATCTATCTTGAAAAAGGAGATTTAGAAGTTGGCGTAATGTCTCGCGGCACTGCGTGGTTAGATACCGGAACGTTTGATTCATTACACGAAGCTTCGGAGTTCGTAAAGGTTTTAGAAAAAAGACAAGGTTTTAAGATTTCTTGTATTGAAGAAATTGCTTATAAAAAAGGATTTATCAATAAAGAACAACTCCTTGAATCTGCTAAAAAATATGGAAAAAGTGGCTATGGAGATTATTTGAAGAAATTAGTCGACTAA
- a CDS encoding cation:proton antiporter: MAEIFIIGICLILLISYLFDITTKFTKIPSVILLLATGWMLNQIGGLYNIIIPNLNVILPILGTVGLILIVLEGSLELELNRSTQNLVKKSAVIALVPLVIIALGFSAFLYYEWNLSFKQSLINIIPFCIISSSIAIPSAINLSREKRQFITYESSLSDIIGVLFFNFATFGTAITLTGAFHFAGQFMLMLVISVVASLVLAVLLAKIDHHIKYGPIIILNILIYQVAKIYHLPALIFILFFGLVLGNVDEMRNLKFLRNVRFTKLTREVQHFKDVVIEATFIVRTLFFIVFGFVLKTEDIINTDSLVWSVSIVVVIYVLRAIFLKLGKMDLQPLFYIAPRGLITVLLFLSITPKDRFPYLNESVVIQVILLTTFVMMIGLLFEKKINPEMLKFSKFKKDVEAPE, from the coding sequence ATGGCTGAAATATTTATTATCGGGATCTGTCTTATTTTATTGATATCCTACCTTTTTGATATTACCACAAAATTCACAAAAATTCCTTCTGTAATCTTATTGCTTGCAACAGGTTGGATGCTCAACCAGATCGGTGGTTTGTACAATATTATCATCCCAAACCTAAATGTAATCTTGCCAATTTTAGGAACGGTCGGACTGATACTCATAGTTTTGGAAGGTTCCCTGGAACTTGAACTCAACAGATCTACCCAAAATTTAGTAAAAAAATCCGCAGTTATTGCACTCGTTCCTTTGGTTATTATTGCTCTTGGGTTTTCTGCATTTTTGTATTATGAATGGAATCTTTCCTTTAAACAAAGTTTGATCAATATTATTCCCTTTTGTATTATCAGCAGTTCCATCGCGATACCCAGCGCCATTAATCTATCGCGGGAAAAGCGGCAGTTTATAACTTATGAGAGCAGTCTTTCTGATATTATCGGAGTCCTCTTCTTTAATTTTGCAACTTTTGGTACTGCGATTACGCTAACTGGAGCCTTCCATTTTGCGGGTCAGTTTATGTTGATGCTTGTAATTTCCGTGGTTGCGTCGCTTGTACTTGCGGTTCTTTTGGCTAAAATTGATCATCATATCAAATACGGTCCAATCATCATTTTAAACATTCTCATTTACCAGGTGGCAAAAATTTACCATTTACCAGCGTTAATATTTATTCTCTTTTTCGGTCTCGTTCTGGGAAATGTTGATGAAATGCGGAACCTTAAATTTTTACGGAATGTCCGTTTTACAAAACTTACCCGTGAAGTGCAGCATTTTAAAGATGTGGTTATCGAAGCGACTTTTATCGTACGAACCCTTTTCTTCATCGTATTTGGTTTTGTTTTAAAAACTGAAGATATTATCAATACCGATTCTTTGGTTTGGTCTGTTTCAATTGTGGTCGTAATTTATGTATTGCGCGCAATCTTTCTCAAACTCGGGAAAATGGATTTACAACCTTTGTTCTATATCGCACCACGCGGCTTAATTACGGTCCTTTTATTTTTAAGCATTACCCCAAAAGACCGTTTTCCCTATCTCAATGAATCCGTGGTTATTCAGGTCATTTTATTGACCACATTTGTAATGATGATCGGCCTTTTATTCGAGAAAAAAATCAATCCTGAAATGCTCAAGTTTTCTAAATTTAAAAAAGACGTTGAGGCACCTGAATAA
- the rimO gene encoding 30S ribosomal protein S12 methylthiotransferase RimO, with protein MRTKSVGKKKINIVTLGCSKNVYDSEVLMGQLKANGKDVVHEDKGDIVVINTCGFIDNAKEESINTILEFVEAKNRGEVEKVFVTGCLSERYKPDLIREIPDVDQYFGTRDLPLLLKQLGADYKHELVGERMTTTPKHYAYLKIAEGCDRPCSFCAIPLMRGKNISTPIENLIIEAEKLAKKGVKELILIAQDLTYYGLDLYKKRALGDLLLRLVKVEGIEWIRLHYAFPTGFPEDVLDIIRDEPKVCNYIDIPLQHINSDLLKAMKRGTTHEKTNALLAKFREKVPNMAIRTTLIVGFPGETEEKFQEMKEWVREQRFDRLGCFTYSHEENTTAYVLEDDVPQEVKEARVEEIMELQSQISWEKNQEKIGQVFRCVFDRKEGNYFVGRTEFDSPDVDNTVLVSAENTYLSLGEFADIKITSAEEFDLYGELVW; from the coding sequence ATGCGCACAAAATCAGTCGGAAAAAAGAAAATAAATATTGTAACCTTAGGATGTTCAAAAAACGTCTATGATTCTGAAGTCTTAATGGGGCAACTTAAGGCGAATGGAAAAGACGTTGTTCATGAAGATAAAGGTGACATCGTGGTCATCAATACTTGTGGTTTTATCGATAATGCAAAAGAGGAATCTATCAATACCATTTTGGAATTTGTAGAAGCTAAAAATCGGGGAGAAGTAGAAAAGGTTTTCGTTACCGGATGTTTGTCAGAAAGATACAAGCCCGATTTAATCCGGGAGATTCCTGATGTTGATCAGTATTTTGGTACTCGTGATTTACCCCTTTTGTTAAAGCAGTTAGGAGCCGATTACAAACACGAATTGGTTGGCGAAAGAATGACAACTACTCCTAAACATTACGCTTATTTAAAGATTGCTGAAGGTTGCGACAGACCGTGTTCTTTTTGTGCTATTCCTTTAATGCGCGGAAAAAATATTTCTACACCAATTGAAAACCTGATTATAGAAGCTGAAAAATTGGCTAAAAAAGGCGTTAAAGAACTTATTTTAATTGCTCAGGATTTAACGTATTACGGTTTAGATCTTTATAAAAAGCGCGCGCTTGGCGATTTGCTTTTACGTCTTGTAAAAGTGGAAGGAATTGAATGGATTCGTTTGCATTACGCGTTTCCAACAGGTTTTCCGGAAGATGTTTTGGATATTATAAGAGATGAACCAAAAGTTTGTAATTATATAGATATTCCTTTACAGCACATCAATTCTGATTTGTTGAAAGCTATGAAACGTGGCACAACGCATGAAAAAACAAATGCTTTGCTGGCCAAGTTTCGGGAGAAAGTTCCTAATATGGCGATCCGTACCACACTTATTGTGGGTTTCCCCGGAGAGACTGAAGAGAAATTTCAGGAAATGAAAGAATGGGTTCGGGAGCAAAGATTTGATCGTTTGGGATGTTTTACCTATTCTCACGAAGAAAATACAACGGCCTATGTTTTAGAAGACGATGTGCCTCAAGAAGTAAAAGAAGCCAGAGTTGAAGAAATTATGGAATTGCAATCGCAGATTTCTTGGGAAAAGAATCAGGAAAAGATTGGGCAGGTTTTCCGATGTGTGTTTGACCGAAAAGAAGGCAATTATTTTGTCGGCCGTACCGAATTTGATTCACCCGATGTAGACAATACAGTTTTGGTTTCTGCTGAAAACACCTATTTATCTCTCGGAGAATTTGCTGATATTAAAATTACCAGCGCAGAAGAATTCGATTTATACGGTGAGCTCGTTTGGTAA
- a CDS encoding septal ring lytic transglycosylase RlpA family protein, with the protein MMKRGILLIIMMISTLGIFSFKNDTNDAKKTSFASFYHDKFNGRKTASGDIFSNSKLTAANRTLPFGTKVKVTNLRSGKSVIVEINDRGPFHSSRALDLTKAAFKAIGNPSRGTMPVEYEIIDYDL; encoded by the coding sequence ATGATGAAAAGAGGAATACTCCTAATCATAATGATGATTTCAACACTTGGTATCTTTTCTTTCAAAAATGATACCAACGATGCTAAAAAGACAAGTTTTGCTTCTTTCTATCACGATAAGTTCAACGGTAGAAAAACTGCAAGCGGAGATATTTTTAGTAATTCGAAATTAACTGCCGCCAATAGAACACTTCCATTCGGCACCAAAGTAAAAGTAACCAACCTAAGATCAGGAAAAAGTGTAATAGTAGAAATAAACGACCGCGGTCCTTTCCATTCATCTCGCGCACTCGATCTTACAAAGGCAGCATTTAAAGCGATCGGTAATCCTTCCAGAGGTACCATGCCTGTTGAATACGAAATCATAGATTACGATTTATAA
- a CDS encoding exodeoxyribonuclease III, with translation MRIISYNVNGIRAAFTKDFVGWLQVADPDVICIQESKAGNDQIDIESLEKVGYFSYWHSAQKKGYSGVGIASKVKPIHVEYGCGIEHYDSEGRIMRADFEDFSVISVYVPSASNNGRLVFKMKFCYDFLEYIKTLKKTIPNLVICGDFNICHQEIDIHNPEGLKNVSGFLPMEREWLTQFIEECELIDSFRYFNNQPENYSWWSYRQNSRARNKGWRLDYNFVSYALKDRLSRAVILKEAVHSDHCPVMVELS, from the coding sequence ATGAGAATAATATCATATAACGTCAACGGAATTCGCGCCGCTTTTACAAAAGATTTTGTGGGCTGGCTGCAAGTCGCTGATCCAGATGTAATCTGCATTCAGGAGAGCAAAGCTGGCAATGATCAGATTGACATCGAAAGTTTAGAAAAGGTCGGATACTTCAGTTATTGGCATTCTGCCCAAAAGAAAGGATATTCCGGCGTCGGAATCGCTTCTAAAGTGAAACCGATACATGTAGAATACGGATGCGGTATTGAACATTACGATTCAGAAGGAAGAATTATGCGTGCGGATTTTGAAGATTTTTCAGTGATTTCCGTCTATGTTCCATCAGCTTCAAATAATGGCAGACTCGTTTTTAAAATGAAGTTCTGCTACGACTTTTTGGAATACATTAAAACATTAAAGAAAACCATTCCTAATCTTGTAATTTGTGGTGATTTTAATATTTGCCATCAGGAGATCGACATTCACAACCCGGAAGGTTTAAAAAATGTCTCCGGATTTTTGCCTATGGAAAGAGAATGGCTTACTCAATTTATTGAAGAATGTGAGCTCATCGACAGTTTCCGATACTTTAACAACCAACCAGAAAACTATTCCTGGTGGAGTTATCGCCAAAATTCACGTGCAAGAAATAAAGGCTGGAGATTGGACTATAATTTTGTTTCGTACGCTTTAAAAGACCGACTCTCGCGCGCAGTCATTCTGAAGGAAGCTGTTCACTCTGACCACTGTCCTGTAATGGTAGAATTGTCTTAA
- the porX gene encoding T9SS response regulator signal transducer PorX produces MSKLIWIDDEVDLLKPHIVFLENKGYQITPVNNVNEALELIEKENFALALLDENMPGISGLEAIPMIKNIDSAIKIVMVTKNEEELIMEQAIGSQIADYILKPVNPNQVLLSLKKNLQEETLVEQKTILEYQQEFRNLSMELSYLRTYQEWAEYYKKILNWEIKFDKVFDSEFSDLLQSQKEEANIQFSKFIENNYEDWLNSSDKPMMSHTLFKDKVKPEVEKDKVLLLMVDNLRYDQWKVIEPLFTKFYQKTSEDYYYSILPTATQYARNSFFAGLMPSEIEKRFPDYWFNDNEEGNKNEHERDFLEDQMKRLGLSGKSMKYLKILNADFERKILDDFNQHKNNDLLVIVYNFIDILSHAKTDNVIVNQLIRDDKTFRSLTYNWFENSSLLKIIKMAAESGYKLVLTTDHGTIYVKKPSKVVGDRETSTNIRYKTGRSLTYEKNDVWAISNPEKLFLPKGNLSSKYIFAKNNIFLAYPKNYNHFVNYYKETYQHGGISLEECIIPICVMEPK; encoded by the coding sequence ATGTCAAAACTTATTTGGATTGATGATGAAGTAGATTTACTAAAACCACATATTGTATTTTTAGAAAACAAAGGGTACCAGATTACGCCCGTAAATAATGTAAATGAAGCACTGGAACTCATTGAAAAAGAAAATTTTGCGTTGGCACTTCTAGATGAAAATATGCCAGGAATCTCTGGTTTGGAAGCAATTCCGATGATTAAAAATATTGACTCTGCTATAAAAATTGTAATGGTCACTAAAAATGAAGAGGAACTCATCATGGAACAAGCGATCGGCTCTCAAATTGCCGATTATATTTTAAAACCAGTAAATCCCAACCAGGTTTTATTGTCTTTAAAAAAGAATCTTCAGGAAGAAACTTTGGTTGAGCAAAAAACAATTTTAGAATATCAGCAGGAATTCCGGAATCTTTCGATGGAACTTTCTTACTTAAGAACGTATCAGGAATGGGCAGAGTATTATAAGAAAATATTGAACTGGGAAATTAAATTTGATAAAGTATTTGATAGTGAATTTTCTGATCTGTTACAATCTCAAAAAGAGGAAGCCAATATTCAGTTTTCTAAATTTATAGAAAACAACTATGAAGATTGGTTAAATTCCTCTGATAAACCGATGATGAGCCACACTTTATTTAAAGATAAAGTAAAACCAGAAGTTGAAAAAGACAAAGTTCTTCTGTTGATGGTGGATAATCTGCGGTACGATCAATGGAAAGTCATTGAACCTCTTTTCACTAAATTTTACCAAAAAACTTCAGAGGATTATTACTACAGCATTTTACCAACGGCGACTCAATATGCGCGTAATTCTTTTTTTGCAGGTTTAATGCCCTCCGAAATTGAAAAGAGATTTCCTGATTATTGGTTTAATGATAACGAAGAAGGTAATAAAAATGAGCACGAACGCGATTTTCTGGAAGATCAAATGAAACGCTTAGGTTTGTCTGGAAAAAGCATGAAATATCTGAAAATTTTAAATGCAGATTTCGAACGTAAAATTCTGGATGATTTCAACCAACACAAAAACAATGATTTACTGGTGATTGTGTACAATTTTATCGATATTCTTTCGCATGCAAAAACTGATAATGTGATTGTGAATCAATTGATCCGTGATGATAAAACCTTCCGGTCGCTGACTTATAATTGGTTTGAAAATTCCTCTTTGCTAAAAATTATCAAAATGGCTGCAGAAAGCGGGTATAAACTCGTGTTGACAACAGACCACGGAACCATTTATGTTAAAAAGCCGAGTAAAGTCGTGGGTGACCGCGAAACTTCTACAAATATCCGGTACAAAACGGGAAGAAGTTTAACGTATGAGAAAAATGATGTTTGGGCAATTTCGAATCCAGAAAAACTTTTTTTACCGAAAGGAAATTTAAGTTCAAAATATATTTTCGCAAAGAATAATATCTTTTTAGCCTATCCAAAAAATTATAATCATTTTGTAAATTACTACAAAGAAACCTACCAACATGGCGGGATTTCTCTGGAAGAATGTATCATTCCGATTTGCGTAATGGAGCCCAAATAG